From Tripterygium wilfordii isolate XIE 37 chromosome 13, ASM1340144v1, whole genome shotgun sequence, the proteins below share one genomic window:
- the LOC120012318 gene encoding pentatricopeptide repeat-containing protein At1g80270, mitochondrial-like isoform X2 → MWARRRVSNPLKGLSGGISRACYAKSEMISGYGYGPCGEGKGVASESSLVESDGCRMYYTVDVCSKFSYGRRAISSQADATKDESEVISEPELSDDEYIEEPNQNKLELSETEAELGENIASRKSEGFELFKAISAAPGLSIQTALDKWVEEGKYLGREEIALAIRNLWKRQLYGRALQLSKWLDSNKPLEFTERDYASRLNLIAKGRDIKEAESYVTKIPQSFRGEVIYRTLLANCVSGINVKKAEEVFNKMKDLGFPITSLTCNQLLLLYKRVDKKKIADVLLLMDKENIRPTLFTYTILIDSKGQSNDIDGMDQIVEKMKAQGIEPDVHMQAILAKHYISGGLKEKAEALLKEMEGGNLKEIRWACRALLPLYAALGKIDEVDRVWKVCESNPSRDECMAAIGAWGSLNKIDEAEAVFERMSKACKKLSSRHYSSLLNVYANHKMLTKGKDLIKRMADSCGCRIGPFTWDAIVKLYVEAGEVEKADSVLQKVTQQNQMKPMFCSYMAIMNEYAKRGDIHSAETMFHRIKQAGYVSRVVMFNVLMLAYINAKAPAYGMEERMRADNIFPNKNKGLAAQLAQVNAFRRTPVSDLLN, encoded by the exons ATGTGGGCTCGTCGTCGAGTTTCTAACCCCCTCAA GGGATTGAGCGGAGGAATCTCTCGGGCTTGTTATGCTAAATCAGAAATGATTTCGGGATATGGATATGGTCCATGTGGAGAAGGCAAGGGTGTCGCTTCTGAGTCTTCTCTAGTAGAGTCTGATGGATGTCGAATGTATTATACCGTTGATGTTTGTTCAAAATTCTCGTATGGGAGACGTGCTATTTCTTCCCAAGCTGATGCAACTAAGGACGAGAGTGAAGTGATTTCTGAACCAGAGCTATCTGACGATGAATATATCGAGGAGCCTAATCAAAATAAACTGGAATTATCAGAAACTGAAGCAGAGTTGGGTGAGAACATAGCATCAAGGAAAAGTGAAGGTTTTGAACTCTTTAAGGCCATCAGTGCTGCCCCAGGTTTATCTATTCAAACTGCTCTTGATAAGTGGGTGGAGGAGGGAAAATATTTGGGTCGGGAAGAGATCGCACTAGCCATTCGCAATCTGTGGAAACGTCAATTGTATGGAAGGGCTCTACAG CTCTCAAAGTGGTTGGATTCAAATAAGCCTCTGGAGTTTACCGAGAGAGACTATGCTTCTCGCCTTAACTTGATAGCCAAGGGGCGTGATATCAAGGAGGCAGAGAGCTATGTCACAAAGATTCCACAATCATTTAGAGGGGAAGTGATCTACCGTACCTTGTTGGCTAACTGTGTTAGTGGCATTAATGTGAAGAAAGCAGAGGAGGTGTTCAACAAGATGAAGGACTTAGGTTTCCCAATCACATCGTTAACTTGTAACCAGTTACTCCTACTTTATAAGAGGGTTGACAAGAAGAAGATAGCCGATGTGTTATTATTAATGGATAAAGAAAATATCAGGCCTACTCTCTTCACTTACACAATCCTAATAGACAgtaaaggccaatcaaatgatATTGATGGGATGGATCAAATTGTGGAGAAGATGAAGGCTCAAGGCATTGAACCTGATGTTCACATGCAGGCTATCTTGGCTAAGCACTATATCTCTGGCGGTCTCAAAGAAAAAGCCGAGGCTCTTTTGAAAGAGATGGAAGGAGGCAACTTAAAGGAGATTCGATGGGCTTGCCGGGCTTTACTTCCTCTTTATGCAGCACTCGGAAAGATTGATGAAGTTGATAGAGTTTGGAAGGTCTGCGAGTCAAATCCCAGCCGTGATGAGTGCATGGCTGCCATTGGAGCCTGGGGAAGCCTGAATAAAATTGATGAAGCAGAAGCAGTTTTTGAGCGGATGTCAAAGGCATGTAAAAAACTCTCTTCCAGACATTATTCTTCATTATTGAATGTTTATGCAAACCACAAGATGCTGACCAAGGGGAAGGATCTAATTAAGCGCATGGCTGATAGTTGTGGATGTCGTATTGGCCCATTCACTTGGGATGCAATTGTAAAACTCTATGTGGAAGCAGGAGAGGTTGAAAAGGCCGACTCTGTCTTGCAGAAAGTAACGCAACAGAACCAGATGAAGCCCATGTTTTGTTCCTACATGGCCATTATGAATGAATATGCTAAGAGGGGAGATATCCATAGCGCGGAAACGATGTTTCATAGGATTAAGCAAGCTGGGTATGTCTCTAGGGTTGTGATGTTCAATGTTCTAATGCTGGCGTATATCAATGCCAAAGCTCCAGCATATGGAAtggaagagagaatgagagcGGACAACATATTCCCGAACAAGAACAAGGGTTTGGCAGCACAACTGGCTCAGGTCAATGCATTTAGAAGGACACCAGTGTCGGATTTGCTGAACTGA
- the LOC120012318 gene encoding pentatricopeptide repeat-containing protein At1g80270, mitochondrial-like isoform X1: MVYRNGDFLRYRGLSGGISRACYAKSEMISGYGYGPCGEGKGVASESSLVESDGCRMYYTVDVCSKFSYGRRAISSQADATKDESEVISEPELSDDEYIEEPNQNKLELSETEAELGENIASRKSEGFELFKAISAAPGLSIQTALDKWVEEGKYLGREEIALAIRNLWKRQLYGRALQLSKWLDSNKPLEFTERDYASRLNLIAKGRDIKEAESYVTKIPQSFRGEVIYRTLLANCVSGINVKKAEEVFNKMKDLGFPITSLTCNQLLLLYKRVDKKKIADVLLLMDKENIRPTLFTYTILIDSKGQSNDIDGMDQIVEKMKAQGIEPDVHMQAILAKHYISGGLKEKAEALLKEMEGGNLKEIRWACRALLPLYAALGKIDEVDRVWKVCESNPSRDECMAAIGAWGSLNKIDEAEAVFERMSKACKKLSSRHYSSLLNVYANHKMLTKGKDLIKRMADSCGCRIGPFTWDAIVKLYVEAGEVEKADSVLQKVTQQNQMKPMFCSYMAIMNEYAKRGDIHSAETMFHRIKQAGYVSRVVMFNVLMLAYINAKAPAYGMEERMRADNIFPNKNKGLAAQLAQVNAFRRTPVSDLLN; this comes from the exons ATGGTGTATCGAAATGGTGATTTTTTAAGGTACAGGGGATTGAGCGGAGGAATCTCTCGGGCTTGTTATGCTAAATCAGAAATGATTTCGGGATATGGATATGGTCCATGTGGAGAAGGCAAGGGTGTCGCTTCTGAGTCTTCTCTAGTAGAGTCTGATGGATGTCGAATGTATTATACCGTTGATGTTTGTTCAAAATTCTCGTATGGGAGACGTGCTATTTCTTCCCAAGCTGATGCAACTAAGGACGAGAGTGAAGTGATTTCTGAACCAGAGCTATCTGACGATGAATATATCGAGGAGCCTAATCAAAATAAACTGGAATTATCAGAAACTGAAGCAGAGTTGGGTGAGAACATAGCATCAAGGAAAAGTGAAGGTTTTGAACTCTTTAAGGCCATCAGTGCTGCCCCAGGTTTATCTATTCAAACTGCTCTTGATAAGTGGGTGGAGGAGGGAAAATATTTGGGTCGGGAAGAGATCGCACTAGCCATTCGCAATCTGTGGAAACGTCAATTGTATGGAAGGGCTCTACAG CTCTCAAAGTGGTTGGATTCAAATAAGCCTCTGGAGTTTACCGAGAGAGACTATGCTTCTCGCCTTAACTTGATAGCCAAGGGGCGTGATATCAAGGAGGCAGAGAGCTATGTCACAAAGATTCCACAATCATTTAGAGGGGAAGTGATCTACCGTACCTTGTTGGCTAACTGTGTTAGTGGCATTAATGTGAAGAAAGCAGAGGAGGTGTTCAACAAGATGAAGGACTTAGGTTTCCCAATCACATCGTTAACTTGTAACCAGTTACTCCTACTTTATAAGAGGGTTGACAAGAAGAAGATAGCCGATGTGTTATTATTAATGGATAAAGAAAATATCAGGCCTACTCTCTTCACTTACACAATCCTAATAGACAgtaaaggccaatcaaatgatATTGATGGGATGGATCAAATTGTGGAGAAGATGAAGGCTCAAGGCATTGAACCTGATGTTCACATGCAGGCTATCTTGGCTAAGCACTATATCTCTGGCGGTCTCAAAGAAAAAGCCGAGGCTCTTTTGAAAGAGATGGAAGGAGGCAACTTAAAGGAGATTCGATGGGCTTGCCGGGCTTTACTTCCTCTTTATGCAGCACTCGGAAAGATTGATGAAGTTGATAGAGTTTGGAAGGTCTGCGAGTCAAATCCCAGCCGTGATGAGTGCATGGCTGCCATTGGAGCCTGGGGAAGCCTGAATAAAATTGATGAAGCAGAAGCAGTTTTTGAGCGGATGTCAAAGGCATGTAAAAAACTCTCTTCCAGACATTATTCTTCATTATTGAATGTTTATGCAAACCACAAGATGCTGACCAAGGGGAAGGATCTAATTAAGCGCATGGCTGATAGTTGTGGATGTCGTATTGGCCCATTCACTTGGGATGCAATTGTAAAACTCTATGTGGAAGCAGGAGAGGTTGAAAAGGCCGACTCTGTCTTGCAGAAAGTAACGCAACAGAACCAGATGAAGCCCATGTTTTGTTCCTACATGGCCATTATGAATGAATATGCTAAGAGGGGAGATATCCATAGCGCGGAAACGATGTTTCATAGGATTAAGCAAGCTGGGTATGTCTCTAGGGTTGTGATGTTCAATGTTCTAATGCTGGCGTATATCAATGCCAAAGCTCCAGCATATGGAAtggaagagagaatgagagcGGACAACATATTCCCGAACAAGAACAAGGGTTTGGCAGCACAACTGGCTCAGGTCAATGCATTTAGAAGGACACCAGTGTCGGATTTGCTGAACTGA
- the LOC120013819 gene encoding metal-independent phosphoserine phosphatase isoform X2, with product MTISGRPTSVNGVVNGNEAINDIPYGTTEIVLVRHGETTWNSIGRIQGALESPLNDVGRKQAVAIAERLANELKPTAIYSSDLKRAKDTADMIAKKCYCPKVIVVPELKERHVGSLQGLYWKEGEEKEPEAYRAFFSTQDDLEIPGGGESFNQLQERSMDAIEKIASMHKGERVIVVSHGGVLRAIYLYITKAAVAGKLLNASVNVLHFSNGDWDIKSWSDVSHLKGVGFLERGFNGDSINA from the exons ATGACGATCTCCGGCCGTCCGACAAG TGTGAATGGGGTGGTCAATGGGAATGAGGCCATCAATGACATCCCTTATGGAACCACCGAAATTGTTCTTGTTCGCCATGGAGAAACCACTTGGAATTCAATTGGAAGGATTCAG GGAGCACTTGAATCACCCTTGAACGATGTGGGACGAAAGCAGGCTGTTGCA ATAGCTGAGAGATTGGCAAATGAATTGAAACCGACTGCTATCTATTCATCTGATCTCAAACGTGCCAAAGACACTGCTGACATGATTGCCAAAAAGTGTTATTGCCCTAAG GTTATAGTGGTGCCAGAGCTCAAGGAGAGACATGTAGGGAGCTTGCAAGGGTTGTATTGGAAAGAAGGAGAGGAGAAGGAGCCTGAAGCCTATCGTGCTTTTTTCTCCACTCAAGATGATCTTGAAATTCCT GGAGGTGGAGAGAGTTTTAACCAGCTCCAAGAGAGATCAATGGATGCTATTGAGAAAATTGCATCAATGCACAAGG GTGAGCGAGTGATCGTGGTTAGTCATGGAGGGGTGCTGAGGGCGATTTATCTGTACATCACAAAAGCAGCTGTTGCTGGAAAACTTTTGAATGCGTCGGTGAATGTGCTTCATTTCTCTAACGGGGATTGGGATATCAAGTCGTGGAGCGATGTGAGTCATCTCAAGGGTGTTGGATTTCTTGAGCGCGGATTCAATGGAGACTCAATCAATGCATAA
- the LOC120013819 gene encoding metal-independent phosphoserine phosphatase isoform X1, with amino-acid sequence MAPPAVIFSSGEANVNGVVNGNEAINDIPYGTTEIVLVRHGETTWNSIGRIQGALESPLNDVGRKQAVAIAERLANELKPTAIYSSDLKRAKDTADMIAKKCYCPKVIVVPELKERHVGSLQGLYWKEGEEKEPEAYRAFFSTQDDLEIPGGGESFNQLQERSMDAIEKIASMHKGERVIVVSHGGVLRAIYLYITKAAVAGKLLNASVNVLHFSNGDWDIKSWSDVSHLKGVGFLERGFNGDSINA; translated from the exons atggcTCCTCCTGCTGTTATCTTCTCTTCTGGTGAAGCAAA TGTGAATGGGGTGGTCAATGGGAATGAGGCCATCAATGACATCCCTTATGGAACCACCGAAATTGTTCTTGTTCGCCATGGAGAAACCACTTGGAATTCAATTGGAAGGATTCAG GGAGCACTTGAATCACCCTTGAACGATGTGGGACGAAAGCAGGCTGTTGCA ATAGCTGAGAGATTGGCAAATGAATTGAAACCGACTGCTATCTATTCATCTGATCTCAAACGTGCCAAAGACACTGCTGACATGATTGCCAAAAAGTGTTATTGCCCTAAG GTTATAGTGGTGCCAGAGCTCAAGGAGAGACATGTAGGGAGCTTGCAAGGGTTGTATTGGAAAGAAGGAGAGGAGAAGGAGCCTGAAGCCTATCGTGCTTTTTTCTCCACTCAAGATGATCTTGAAATTCCT GGAGGTGGAGAGAGTTTTAACCAGCTCCAAGAGAGATCAATGGATGCTATTGAGAAAATTGCATCAATGCACAAGG GTGAGCGAGTGATCGTGGTTAGTCATGGAGGGGTGCTGAGGGCGATTTATCTGTACATCACAAAAGCAGCTGTTGCTGGAAAACTTTTGAATGCGTCGGTGAATGTGCTTCATTTCTCTAACGGGGATTGGGATATCAAGTCGTGGAGCGATGTGAGTCATCTCAAGGGTGTTGGATTTCTTGAGCGCGGATTCAATGGAGACTCAATCAATGCATAA